One Microcebus murinus isolate Inina chromosome 10, M.murinus_Inina_mat1.0, whole genome shotgun sequence DNA segment encodes these proteins:
- the LOC109730950 gene encoding small ribosomal subunit protein uS14-like translates to MGHQQLYWSHPRKSGQGSCSCPVCSNQHSLMWKCGLSMCRQCFRQYAKDISFIKLD, encoded by the coding sequence ATGGGTCACCAGCAGCTCTATTGGAGCCACCCGCGAAAATCTGGCCAGGGTTCTTGCTCTTGTCCCGTCTGCTCAAACCAGCACAGTTTGATGTGGAAATGCGGCCTCAGTATGTGCCGCCAGTGCTTCCGTCAGTACGCAAAGGACATCAGTTTCATTAAGTTGGACTAA